Genomic DNA from Jejubacter calystegiae:
TTCCCCGGCAGCGCACAGCGCGGCGATATGAATTATCGCCCGGGCGCGCTGGAGCGGCATGCCCAGCGGCCGCAGCTGTTCCGCCGCCAGAGAAGCCAGACGCCGGGGTTCAGGAAACAGATGCCAGCCCGGATTCCCCGGCAGCGGCTCGCCGAAGGTTTGCGCCACTCTGGCGGTCAGCTTCGCGGCCATCGCCACGCTCACCAGTTGCCCCAGCACGGCGCGCACCGCCTGTTCGAAAGGATCGATACACCCCGGCAGGCGCAGACCGGGGCGGCTGGCCGCCAACGGGCCCAGTCCGGCCAGGGTCGGCGCCGGATCGTGCGCCAGATCCAGCAACCCTCCTATACGTTCACTCACCTGACGCGCGACCGGCGCCAGCCCTGGCGTTAGCCCCACCCGCAACCGATGGCGCGCCGTATCGGGCTCCAGGGTCAACAGCCCGCTATGCCCCATAAGCGACAGACTGCGGCAATAACGCTCTGGCGTGACTAACTCCAGCCCTGCGCAGGCACGCGCGCCCAGGAAGGCCAGCATCCAGTTCCAGTCGTAGGGGGGCGTATAATTTAGCTCCAGCGTCAGCATAACGGCTCCTCAATCTCCATGTTCTTTGATTCAGCATAACGGGCCGCGTAGCCTGACGCTTTGCTTTTTTATTCCGCGGCAAGCCCGCCAGAAATATTGCCGGATGTCGGACATTTCGCTAAAGTCGCCCCCCTTCTTCGAGACCCGACCAGGAATTAACGATGCTTACCGGTTTTGACTATGGCACCGCCAACTGCGCAATGGCCGTGATGCGCGACGGCATCCCTGAAATGCTGCCGCTGACGCCCCAGGGGAATCTGCTGGCGTCAATGATCTGCGCCCCCACCCGCGAAGGCATCAGCGAATGGCTGTGGCGTCATCACCAAATCTCTCCGGGTAGCAACGAAGGCCAGGCGCTGCTTAAGCGCGCGATGAGCTATAACCGCGAAGAAGACATCGCTATTACCCCCGCCAGCGTGCTGTTTGGCCAGTCGGCGCTGGACCTTTATATGGACGACCCGGAAGAGGTCTGGTTCGTTAAATCACCGAAATCCTTCCTGGGTGCCAGCGGCCTGAAGCCACAGCAGGTAGCCCTGTTTGAAGATCTGGTCTGCGCCATGATGCTGCATATTCGCCAGCAGGCAGAGGCCCACCTGGACCAGGAAATCACCGCCACCGTCATTGGCCGCCCTGTCAACTTCCAGGGGCTGGGCGGCGATGACGCGAATGCTCAGGCTCAGGGCATTCTGGATCGTGCCGCAAAGCGTGCGGGTTTTGGCGAGGTGGCATTCCAGTATGAACCGGTCGCCGCCGGGCTGGATTTTGAAGCGACGTTGAGCCATGAGCAACGGGTGCTGGTGGTGGATATCGGTGGCGGTACCACCGACTGTTCACTACTGTTGATGGGACCCCAGTGGCTGAATTCCCGGGATCGCGACGCCTCGCTGCTCGGCCACAGCGGCTGCCGGGTGGGCGGTAACGATCTGGATATCGCGCTGGCCTTTAAGCAGCTGATGCCGCTGCTGGGCATGGGCGGCGAAACGGAAAAAGGCATCGCCCTGCCGACCCTACCCTGGTGGAACGCGGTGGCTATCAACGATCTACCCGCCCAGAGCGACTTCTACAGTCCGGCCTGCGGGCGGTTACTGAGAGACCTGGTGCGCGACGCCCGTCAGCCCCAACAGGTTGAACGGCTATTGACGGTCTGGCGCCAGCGCCTGAGCTATCGTCTGGTGCGCTGCGCCGAAGAGAGCAAGATTGCGCTGTCGGATACCGCACGGATTGCGACGCGCCTTGACTTTATCAGCGATGCGCTTATCGCCGATATCGATAGCCAGGGGATGGAGGCAGCGCTGAATCAGCCGCTGCAGCGCATTCTGGAGCAGGTCACTCTGACGCTGGAGTCCGGCAGCGAGATGCCGGATGTCATCTATCTGACCGGCGGCAGCGCCCGTTCGCCGCTGGTTCGCCAGGCGCTGGGCGCCCTGCTGCCCCATATTCCCATCGAGGGCGGGGACGATTTTGGTTCCGTTACCGCCGGACTGGCCCGTTGGGCGCAGGTGATTTTTCGCTAATGTATAAAAAGGGGGCCATCGCGCTTTAGCGTGAAGCTGAAGTTATCGGTGACTGCCCCATCTTCCGGGTGAATATGTAGCGCAGGAGAAGGTTCCGTTCACCTTAAGATGATTTTGCTTATGTCGATAGCTGAGCCGGTGAACGGGTCAGGGGGCCTTACGCGTCCGGCCCCCTGACAACCCCCGGCGCCCGGCGAAAAAAATGCCCTTCGGGTCCCCTCCGTGCTCCCGGCTCTCTTAACGGGACCGGGCGCGATGTAACGTCCCTGTAAGGCGCTCCCTCGCCCCGCATCCCTGCGGAGCGTCCCTGAGAGCCGGAATCCCGTCGGCATTTTTGAGCCGGGGGAGTGTTGCTGCCTTTCATCTCCTGCCCAAATTAATCAGGAAAAGCATTGTCGGCGTTATTAAAGAAAACAGCGTGAAGCGATGAGGGTGTTATTCCCGGCTTAAAAAACGCCGGAGCGTTCACGGAGGGCCGGAGGAGCGACAGGGACGTCGCTCCAGGGCGAGGTCGCCAGGGAAGGCGACTCTCGCCCGGTCCGAAAAGCCCAGAGTGATAGGCGGAGGGGGCCGCGCCAGCGGCGTTTTTTACCGCCGGAGAGCCCGGGTCGCCAGGGGGGTGGCGACTGAGCCCCCCTGGCCCGTTCACCGGCTGTAAATCCACAGAGAAGCAGTTACGTAAAGTGAACGGAACAGCCCACCACATCATCATATTCTGCCGGTTTTTAGCTTCCGCTTTCAAACATTCCACGCTAATTCGCAATTAACCAAAATAAGGGCCCGCCATCACGCCAGGCCCTCACCCTTTATATCATCCACTTAAATCTTAAACTGTCCCACCACCTGAGCCAGCTCGGTCGCCTGTTTCTGCAACGCCCCGGAAGAGGCCGAAGAGGCTTCAACCAGCACCGCATTCTTCTGCACCATGCTGTCGAGTTGCGCCACCGCCTGATTAATTTCGTTAATGCCCGTCGTCTGTTCCTGCGCCGAACGGCTGATCTCACTCATCATTACGGTAACCGATGAGACGCTGTCTACCACTTCCTGGATGGTATTGCTGGCCTGTTGTACCTGCCGGACCCCGGCACTCACACAGTGCACGGTGTTCTCCACCAGCTCGCGGATCTCTTTGGCCGCCTCGGCGCTGCGACCGGCCAGAGGTACGGATAGAATTAAGCATGATTTCTCCGGAAGTCAGTAATCCGTTACTCCAGAGCAATCTATCGCGAGCATTGATAAAAAACTTTATAAGCCCCACCGTACTTAGAGGGTAGATGTCTCTGATTTTCACCGGGGTTTAGCGCCACTCTGTAGCACTCAGGTTGATGACAAAGAGGGAAAAAGCGTGGTTTTTCCCTCTTTATGGTTGAGCTGACGAAAATCAATAAATTGATTTTCCTTGTTTATTTTTCTGGTGATTCTGGCCGAACGAGTTCGGCCAGGGGTTTGTCATCAGTCTCAGTGCTACTCTGTAGCACTCTGATAACCTGCGTTGTAAAGCCTGATAACAACTACCTCAGGAACCAGACTATTCCTGAAGGCCATTCCATATTTCCTCCATTTTTCCCTGCCTGACGCCGTCTAAACTAGTACCATTACGCCAAATCGTTTCAGGGTAGAAGACGTTAATGATGAAAGGCTCTAAGAAGAACCGCTGGATGTGGCTGGCGGGCATTGTGATTATCGTGCTGGCAGCGCTCTATTTGTGGCGTTCGCACACCTCCAGCGACGGTAATTCACCTCCTCAGGCCGCCGGGCAGCAGAAACCCGGCGCAGGCGCACGCGGTGGGCGCGGTATGCGCGCCCCGGCGCCGCCGGTACAGGCGGCCACAGCGACAAGCGAGTCGGTTCCGCGCTATCTCACGGGCCTTGGCACCGTCACCGCCGCTAATACCGTTACGGTACGCAGCCGGGTTAACGGTCAGCTGATGGCTATCCACTTTCAGGAAGGCCAGCAGGTAAAAGCGGGCGACCTGCTGGCGGAAATCGATCCCAGCGAATTCAAGGTGGCCCTCGCCCAGGCCCAGGGCCAGCTGGCGAAGGATCGCGCAACGCTCGCCAACGCCCGCCGCGATCTGGCTCGCTATCAGCAACTGGCCAAAACCAATCTGGTTTCTCGCCAGGAGCTGGATACCCAGCAGGCGCTGGTCAGCGAGACCCAGGGAACCATTAAAGCCGATGAGGCTTCGGTCGCCAGCGCCCAGTTGCAGCTCGACTGGAGCCGCATCACCGCCCCTATCGATGGCCGGATCGGCCTGAAGCAGGTGGATATCGGTAACCAGATCTCCTCCAGCGACACCACCGGCATCGTGGTTCTGACCCAGACCCACCCCATCGACGTCGTTTTCACCCTGCCGGAAGGGGATATCGCTTCTATTCTGGCAGCCCAGAAGGCGGGGCAGACCCTGAGCGTCGAAGCCTGGGATCGCACCAACAAGCAGAAGCTGAGCGCAGGCAGCCTGTTAAGCCTTGATAACCAGATCGATGCCACCACCGGCACCATCAAACTCAAGGCGCGCTTTGCCAATCAGGATGACAGGCTGTTCCCCAACCAGTTCGTCAATGCCCGCATGCTGGTGGATACCCAGCATGACGCGGTCGTTATCCCTTCCGCGGCGCTGCAAATGGGTAACGAAGGCCACTTCGTCTGGGTGCTGGGTGACGGCAACAAGGTCAGCAAACATCTGGTGACCACCGGCATTCAGGACAGCGAAAAAGTCGTCATTACCGGCGGGCTTTCCGCAGGAGACAGGGTTGTGACCGACGGTATCGATCGTCTGACCGAAGGTGCCACGGTGGAAGTGGTGGATGCCCACGATGCCGAAACCAGCTCCGGTAAACGCGCCTCGCCGAAAGAGAAAGGCGGCGCTCAGGGGGCGGGTTCCTGATGCAGGTATTGCCTCCCAGCGCCACCGGCGGCCCGTCCCGCCTGTTTATTCTGCGCCCGGTCGCCACCACTCTGATGATGGTGGCTATCATGCTGGCCGGTATTATCGGCTATCGCTTCCTGCCGGTGTCGGCGTTGCCCGAAGTGGACTACCCCACCATTCAGGTAGTGACCCTCTACCCCGGCGCCAGCCCGGACGTAACTACCTCCGCCATTACCGCGCCGCTGGAGCGCCAGTTCGGCCAGATGTCGGGGCTTAAACAGATGTCCTCCCAGAGCGCCGGCGGCGCATCGGTGGTCACCCTGCAGTTCCAGCTCACTCTGCCGCTCGATGTGGCGGAGCAGGAAGTGCAGGCCGCCATTAACGCCGCCACCAATCTGCTACCGGGCGATCTGCCTAACCCGCCGGTCTACAGCAAGGTGAACCCGGCGGATCCGCCGATTATGACCCTGGCCGTTACCTCCTCCGCCCTGCCGATGACCCAGGTTGAGGATATGGTGGAAACCCGACTGGCCCAGAAAATCTCCCAGGTTTCCGGCGTGGGTCTGGTCAGCATTTCCGGCGGTCAGCGCCCGGCAGTGAGGGTAAATCTTAACGCCCAGGCGCTGGCGGCCCTTGGCCTGACCAGCGAAACGGTGCGTACCGCCATCAGCAACGCTAACGTTAACTCCGCCAAAGGGAGCGTGGACGGCCCGGCCCGTGCCATTACCCTTTCCGCTAACGACCAGATGAAGTCAGTGGAAGAGTACCGCCAGTTGATTGTGGCTTACCAGAACGGTTCGCCGGTGCGACTGGGGGATGTGGCAACCGTAGAACAGGGTGCGGAAAATAGCTGGCTGGGCGCCTGGGCGAACAAAGATCAGGCGATTATCATGAACGTCCAGCGTCAGCCGGGCGCCAATATCATCGATACCGCCGACAATATCCGTAAGCTGCTGCCAACTCTGAAAGAGAGTCTGCCCAAATCGGTAAAAGTGGAGCTGCTGACCGACCGCACCACCAATATTCGCGCCTCGGTGACCGATACCCAGTTCGAACTGATGCTGGCTATCGCGCTGGTGGTGATGATCATCTATCTGTTCCTGCGCAACGTGCCCGCCACCATTATTCCCGGCGTAGCGGTACCGCTGTCGCTGGTAGGCACCTTTGCGGTGATGGTCTTTTTCGACTTTTCGATCAACAACCTGACGCTAATGGCGCTGACCATCGCCACCGGCTTTGTGGTGGATGACGCAATCGTTGTGATCGAGAATATCTCGCGCTACATAGAAAAGGGCGAGAAACCGCTGGCCGCCGCGCTGAAAGGGGCGGGAGAGATCGGCTTTACCATTATCTCCCTCACCTTCTCGCTGATTGCGGTGCTGATCCCGCTGCTGTTTATGGGGGATATCGTCGGTCGTCTGTTCCGCGAATTCGCCATTACGCTATCGGTGGCAATTCTGATTTCGGCGGTGGTATCCCTGACGCTGACGCCCATGATGTGCGCCCGCATGCTGAGCCACGAATCGCTGCGTAAACAGAACCGCTTTTCCCGGGCCAGCGAGCGGATGTTCGATCGCATCATCGCCGCCTACGGTCGGGTGCTGAAGCGGGTGCTAAACCACCCGTGGCTGACCCTGGGCGTGGCGCTGGGCACCATGGCGCTGACAGTGCTGCTGTGGGTGATGATCCCCAAAGGCTTCTTCCCGGTGCAGGATAACGGCATTATCCAGGGCACCCTCCAGGCGCCGCAGTCGGTCTCTTTCGAATCCATGGCAGGCCGAAGCCGTCAGGCGGCAGATGTGATCCTGAAAGATCCGGCGGTAGAGAGCGTAGCGTCCTTTATCGGGGTAGACGGCACCAATCCGGCGCTCAACAGCGGCCGTCTGCAAATCAAC
This window encodes:
- a CDS encoding MdtA/MuxA family multidrug efflux RND transporter periplasmic adaptor subunit → MKGSKKNRWMWLAGIVIIVLAALYLWRSHTSSDGNSPPQAAGQQKPGAGARGGRGMRAPAPPVQAATATSESVPRYLTGLGTVTAANTVTVRSRVNGQLMAIHFQEGQQVKAGDLLAEIDPSEFKVALAQAQGQLAKDRATLANARRDLARYQQLAKTNLVSRQELDTQQALVSETQGTIKADEASVASAQLQLDWSRITAPIDGRIGLKQVDIGNQISSSDTTGIVVLTQTHPIDVVFTLPEGDIASILAAQKAGQTLSVEAWDRTNKQKLSAGSLLSLDNQIDATTGTIKLKARFANQDDRLFPNQFVNARMLVDTQHDAVVIPSAALQMGNEGHFVWVLGDGNKVSKHLVTTGIQDSEKVVITGGLSAGDRVVTDGIDRLTEGATVEVVDAHDAETSSGKRASPKEKGGAQGAGS
- a CDS encoding methyl-accepting chemotaxis protein, which gives rise to MLSVPLAGRSAEAAKEIRELVENTVHCVSAGVRQVQQASNTIQEVVDSVSSVTVMMSEISRSAQEQTTGINEINQAVAQLDSMVQKNAVLVEASSASSGALQKQATELAQVVGQFKI
- a CDS encoding MdtB/MuxB family multidrug efflux RND transporter permease subunit produces the protein MQVLPPSATGGPSRLFILRPVATTLMMVAIMLAGIIGYRFLPVSALPEVDYPTIQVVTLYPGASPDVTTSAITAPLERQFGQMSGLKQMSSQSAGGASVVTLQFQLTLPLDVAEQEVQAAINAATNLLPGDLPNPPVYSKVNPADPPIMTLAVTSSALPMTQVEDMVETRLAQKISQVSGVGLVSISGGQRPAVRVNLNAQALAALGLTSETVRTAISNANVNSAKGSVDGPARAITLSANDQMKSVEEYRQLIVAYQNGSPVRLGDVATVEQGAENSWLGAWANKDQAIIMNVQRQPGANIIDTADNIRKLLPTLKESLPKSVKVELLTDRTTNIRASVTDTQFELMLAIALVVMIIYLFLRNVPATIIPGVAVPLSLVGTFAVMVFFDFSINNLTLMALTIATGFVVDDAIVVIENISRYIEKGEKPLAAALKGAGEIGFTIISLTFSLIAVLIPLLFMGDIVGRLFREFAITLSVAILISAVVSLTLTPMMCARMLSHESLRKQNRFSRASERMFDRIIAAYGRVLKRVLNHPWLTLGVALGTMALTVLLWVMIPKGFFPVQDNGIIQGTLQAPQSVSFESMAGRSRQAADVILKDPAVESVASFIGVDGTNPALNSGRLQINLKPLDERDDRVSTVIARLQQQVANLPGISLYLQPVQDLTIDTQVSRTQYQFTLQATSLDELSTWVPKLMDKLNTLPQLADVSSDWQDQGMVAYVNVDRDSASRLGITMSDVDNALYNAFGQRLISTIYTQANQYRVVLGHDTSTTPGLAALDHIRLTSSDGGIVPLNAIAKVEQRFGPLTINHLDQFPSTTISFNVPDDYSLGDAVQAINEAEQSLNFPSDITTSFQGSTLAFQAALGSTVWLIVASVVAMYIVLGVLYESFIHPITILSTLPTAGVGALLALMLAGNELDVIAIIGIILLIGIVKKNAIMMIDFALAAEREQGMAPYEAIYQACLLRFRPILMTTLAALLGALPLMLSTGVGAELRRPLGIGMVGGLLVSQVLTLFTTPVIYLLFDRLSHWTRSRFPKREEEA
- the alkA gene encoding DNA-3-methyladenine glycosylase 2 encodes the protein MTLELNYTPPYDWNWMLAFLGARACAGLELVTPERYCRSLSLMGHSGLLTLEPDTARHRLRVGLTPGLAPVARQVSERIGGLLDLAHDPAPTLAGLGPLAASRPGLRLPGCIDPFEQAVRAVLGQLVSVAMAAKLTARVAQTFGEPLPGNPGWHLFPEPRRLASLAAEQLRPLGMPLQRARAIIHIAALCAAGEFPLERPASVEQGIRQLIQLPGIGRWTASYFALRGWQAPDVFLADDYLVKQRFAGMTPGQIRRYAERWQPWRSYALLHIWNSDGWLAA
- the yegD gene encoding molecular chaperone → MLTGFDYGTANCAMAVMRDGIPEMLPLTPQGNLLASMICAPTREGISEWLWRHHQISPGSNEGQALLKRAMSYNREEDIAITPASVLFGQSALDLYMDDPEEVWFVKSPKSFLGASGLKPQQVALFEDLVCAMMLHIRQQAEAHLDQEITATVIGRPVNFQGLGGDDANAQAQGILDRAAKRAGFGEVAFQYEPVAAGLDFEATLSHEQRVLVVDIGGGTTDCSLLLMGPQWLNSRDRDASLLGHSGCRVGGNDLDIALAFKQLMPLLGMGGETEKGIALPTLPWWNAVAINDLPAQSDFYSPACGRLLRDLVRDARQPQQVERLLTVWRQRLSYRLVRCAEESKIALSDTARIATRLDFISDALIADIDSQGMEAALNQPLQRILEQVTLTLESGSEMPDVIYLTGGSARSPLVRQALGALLPHIPIEGGDDFGSVTAGLARWAQVIFR